One genomic window of Streptomyces sp. WP-1 includes the following:
- a CDS encoding AAA family ATPase, whose protein sequence is MTVRRDFQESARCRSDLVIGREDVCAAARARLASGGSVLLHGPAGIGKSTVLRALAEEYAATAHIVLRCSATESESHLPFLALADLLGLVLDDVCPRLPAAQRTALESALTGRGESSLQRDGLALRLAVLSALRALAVRGPVLVVADDLQWLDPASAELLGFAARRLGGTPVQLLCAVRTEGRDSQEYDRHLRSCPPDTLAVRIGPLSHARIAELLGHRGHGALPRSTVREVHRTSGGNPLFALELGRALAESRTPPRPGEPLPVPTSLRALVLSRLDMLSVEARRTLLVASAGARPTPALLHAAGRENAEAECAQAAELGLLATESDGPAVRFAHPLISAALYAEAPAQERRAAHAALSTAASDPIERARHLALATTGADPEVAARLAEAAALARDRGAPSVAAQLGLLAARHTPVDGVPSPEERRLVAAEDAITAGEVDLARDIAREVLKRASVPAERVRAWIIVIDTAGHTMAEVDALFPQALADAGDDPRLLALVHYQLGWRALIVEGDFTAARDAAAHAAELAARSKDRRTELLALAFQAQTETLMGHPEAPRTIKRALREPQDPRVAWHHNGAGSARFRWLVMGDQLAEARATVTGLLREVRRRGSVESEVHFLRGLAETELRAGHCGRALDLAREGLKLARDSGIGETASAMLTSLAEASGGDVDRALTLAREAVEHAEGDGDQMYLSRALGALGYAQLVAGDPAGTVRSLRRVRSLELGLGITDPARGRWQGDLAEALVRIGEPAEAQDVIDTAREHALRLGRESVLAVLDRSEALVRAAQGAGEAALDRLRSAQDRLGKLGYGLEEARAAFALARLRGRRPGPAAFDEATRMFRRCRALPWLRQVDEALTTLDTEPVRTVPAALDALDVLDVLAAMERQVAALVMEGATNREIAARLFISVKTVEATLTRVYRKLGIRSRVDIVRLAAGRRAH, encoded by the coding sequence GTGACCGTGCGACGGGACTTCCAGGAGTCTGCCCGATGCCGCTCGGACCTGGTCATCGGCCGCGAGGACGTGTGCGCCGCCGCCCGCGCCCGACTCGCCTCCGGCGGCAGTGTGCTGCTCCACGGCCCGGCCGGAATAGGGAAATCGACCGTCCTGCGGGCATTGGCCGAGGAATACGCCGCCACCGCGCACATCGTCCTGCGCTGCTCGGCGACCGAGTCCGAATCCCACCTTCCGTTCCTCGCCCTCGCCGACCTCCTCGGCCTGGTGCTCGACGACGTCTGCCCCCGGCTGCCCGCCGCCCAGCGCACCGCGCTGGAGTCGGCGCTCACCGGCCGCGGCGAGTCCAGCCTCCAGCGCGACGGCCTCGCCCTGCGCCTCGCGGTGCTGTCCGCGCTGCGCGCGCTCGCCGTCCGCGGCCCGGTCCTGGTCGTCGCCGACGACCTCCAGTGGCTGGACCCCGCCAGCGCCGAACTGCTCGGCTTCGCCGCCCGCCGGCTCGGCGGCACCCCGGTCCAACTCCTGTGCGCCGTAAGGACGGAGGGCCGGGACAGCCAGGAGTACGACCGCCATCTGCGGTCCTGCCCGCCGGACACCCTCGCCGTGCGGATCGGGCCGCTCTCGCACGCCCGGATCGCCGAGCTGCTCGGCCACCGCGGCCACGGCGCTCTGCCCCGCTCCACGGTCCGCGAGGTGCACCGCACCAGCGGCGGCAACCCGCTGTTCGCGCTGGAACTCGGCCGCGCCCTCGCCGAGAGCCGCACCCCGCCGCGCCCCGGCGAGCCGCTGCCGGTGCCCACCTCGCTGCGCGCCCTGGTGCTCAGCCGCCTGGACATGCTGTCCGTGGAGGCCCGCCGCACCCTGCTGGTGGCCAGCGCCGGCGCCCGGCCCACCCCGGCGCTGCTGCACGCGGCGGGCCGGGAGAACGCCGAGGCGGAGTGCGCCCAGGCCGCCGAACTCGGGTTGCTGGCAACGGAGTCGGACGGCCCCGCCGTACGCTTCGCGCATCCCCTCATCTCCGCCGCGCTGTACGCGGAGGCGCCCGCGCAGGAGCGGCGGGCCGCGCACGCGGCGCTGTCCACGGCCGCCTCCGATCCCATCGAGCGGGCCCGGCACCTCGCCCTCGCCACCACCGGCGCCGACCCGGAGGTCGCCGCCCGGCTCGCCGAGGCCGCCGCCCTCGCCCGGGACCGCGGCGCGCCCTCGGTCGCCGCCCAGCTGGGGCTGCTGGCCGCCCGGCACACCCCGGTGGACGGCGTGCCCAGCCCGGAGGAACGGCGGCTGGTCGCCGCCGAGGACGCCATCACGGCGGGCGAGGTGGACCTCGCCCGGGACATCGCCCGCGAGGTACTCAAACGGGCGAGTGTGCCCGCCGAACGGGTGCGCGCCTGGATCATCGTCATCGACACCGCCGGCCACACCATGGCCGAGGTCGACGCCCTCTTCCCGCAGGCCCTCGCCGACGCCGGTGACGATCCGCGGCTGCTCGCCCTGGTCCACTACCAGCTGGGCTGGCGGGCACTGATCGTGGAAGGCGACTTCACCGCGGCCCGCGACGCCGCCGCGCACGCCGCCGAGCTGGCCGCGCGCAGCAAGGACCGGCGCACCGAGCTGCTCGCCCTCGCCTTCCAGGCGCAGACCGAGACCCTGATGGGCCATCCGGAGGCGCCCCGCACCATCAAACGGGCCCTGCGCGAGCCCCAGGACCCGCGGGTGGCCTGGCATCACAACGGGGCGGGCAGCGCCCGGTTCCGCTGGCTGGTCATGGGCGACCAGCTGGCCGAGGCGCGGGCCACCGTCACCGGGCTGCTGCGCGAGGTGCGCCGGCGCGGCTCGGTGGAGAGCGAGGTGCACTTCCTGCGCGGCCTCGCCGAGACCGAACTGCGCGCCGGGCACTGCGGCCGCGCCCTCGACCTCGCCCGCGAGGGCCTCAAGCTGGCCCGGGACTCCGGGATCGGCGAGACCGCCTCGGCGATGCTGACCTCGCTCGCGGAGGCGTCCGGCGGAGACGTGGACCGGGCGCTCACCCTCGCCCGGGAGGCGGTGGAGCACGCCGAGGGGGACGGCGACCAGATGTACCTCTCCCGGGCCCTGGGCGCGCTCGGGTACGCCCAGTTGGTGGCCGGGGACCCGGCCGGCACCGTGCGCTCGCTGCGCCGGGTGCGCAGCCTGGAGCTGGGCCTCGGCATCACCGACCCGGCCCGGGGCCGCTGGCAGGGCGACCTCGCCGAGGCGCTGGTCCGTATCGGTGAACCCGCCGAGGCGCAGGACGTCATCGACACCGCGCGGGAGCACGCGCTGCGGCTCGGCCGGGAGAGCGTGCTCGCCGTGCTCGACCGCTCCGAGGCCCTGGTGCGGGCCGCGCAGGGCGCGGGCGAGGCGGCGCTCGACCGGCTGAGATCGGCTCAGGACCGGCTCGGCAAGCTGGGTTACGGCCTGGAGGAGGCGCGGGCCGCGTTCGCGCTGGCCCGGCTGCGCGGCCGGCGCCCGGGGCCCGCGGCCTTCGACGAGGCGACCCGGATGTTCCGCCGCTGCCGGGCGCTGCCGTGGCTGCGCCAGGTGGACGAGGCGCTCACCACCCTCGACACCGAACCCGTGCGGACCGTGCCCGCCGCCCTGGACGCGCTCGACGTGCTGGACGTCCTGGCCGCGATGGAGCGTCAGGTGGCCGCGCTGGTCATGGAGGGTGCCACCAACAGGGAGATAGCGGCGCGGCTGTTCATCAGCGTCAAGACGGTCGAGGCCACGCTCACCCGGGTCTACCGCAAGCTCGGGATCCGGTCGCGGGTCGACATCGTCCGATTGGCCGCAGGTCGGCGCGCGCACTGA